The Chrysemys picta bellii isolate R12L10 chromosome 12, ASM1138683v2, whole genome shotgun sequence genome has a segment encoding these proteins:
- the LTA gene encoding lymphotoxin-alpha — MHSREPRRPALSPSPRPVLGHGNDSSLSFPTVAPWTALGHRADRTHTPAAHLVGHPGPSGERLRWRSDVDASFTRGGFRLANDSLVVPASGMYFVYFQASFLGAACPTADEPLVLAHRVLLFSNTYPRDVPILSAHKTACSGGGPWYRSLHQGAAFALQEGDRLSTQTEGEVHLLSGQGTLSFGAFAL, encoded by the exons ATGCATtccagggaacccaggcgtccggctctgtccccctcccccaggcctgtCCTCGGCCATGGCAATGATTCATCTCTGTCTTTCCCAACAGTCGCCCCCTGGACTGCCCTGGGGCACCGCGCCGACCGGACCCACACGCCCGCCGCCCATCTCGTAG GGCACCCTGGCCCCTCCGGCGAGCGGCTCCGCTGGCGAAGCGACGTCGACGCCTCCTTCACCCGGGGCGGCTTCCGCCTGGCCAACGACTCGCTGGTGGTGCCGGCCTCCGGCATGTATTTCGTCTACTTCCAGGCATCCTTCCTGGGGGCCGCCTGCCCCACAGCGGACGAGCCCCTGGTCCTGGCGCACCGCGTGCTGCTCTTCTCCAACACCTACCCCCGAGACGTCCCCATCCTGAGCGCCCACAAAACGGCCTGCTCCGGGGGGGGTCCCTGGTACCGCTCCCTCCACCAGGGGGCAGCGTTTGCCCTGCAGGAGGGGGACCGGCTGTCCACGcagacggagggggaggtgcatCTGCTGTCCGGCCAGGGCACCTTGTCGTTCGGGGCGTTTGCCCTGTGA